CGGTGAGCAGCTCGAGGGGGAGCTTCTCCCGCGGCCAGCCGACCAGGTTGATGGCGGTGACCGGGCGTCCGCCCATGGCGTAGACGTCGGAGAACGCGTTGGCCGCGGCGATGCGGCCCCAGTCGTAGGCGGAGTTGACCACCGGGGTGAAGAAGTCGGCGGTGGAGATCACCGCGAGGTCGTCGGCGATGCGCACCGCGGCGGCGTCGTCCCCGTCGTCGAGACCGACGAGCACGTCCGGGTCGGTCACCCCCGTCAGGCCGCGGACGGCCTCCTCGAGCTCGCCGGGCGGGATCTTGCAGGCGCAGCCGCCACCGGCGGCGAAACTGGTGAGGTCAACGGGGGAGGTCATGAATCCGACCCTAGCCCGCCCGCCTCATGTCCGTCCACGATTCCGCCCGGTGCTACCCTGACCGGCGGAGGCGTACGTGTCCTGGTGGGCGCCCCGGTCTTCAAAACCGGTGAGGCCGAGTATCTCGGTCTGGCGAGTTCGATTCTCGTCCGTCTCCGCCAGTCGTATCCGGCGAAAGGACCAGCGGTGGACCCGCGTCGACGTATCCCGCGCACCGACGACCTGCTCCGGCTCGAGGCCGTGGACGCTGCCCGTGGCCGCCTGTCCGACCAGGTCATCCGGGGTGTCATCGCGGACGCGCAGCAGGCCGCCCGCACCGAGGAGATCACCCCGGATGAGGTCGCGGACCGCGTCACCGCGCGCCTCGCCGGCACCCCGGTCGCGTCCCTGACCCCGGTGATCAACGCCACCGGCGTGGTCATCCACACCAACATCGGCCGCGCACCACTGTCCCCGGCCGCCACATCGGCGCTTGTCGACGCCGCCGGCTACGTCGACGTCGAGATGGACCTGGCCACCGGCCTGCGCTCGAGCGACCGCGGGGCCGGTGCGATCCGCGCACTGGTCGCCGCCTGCCCCGGCGCGGAGGACGCCCTGGTGGTCAACAACGGCGCGGCCGCCCTCCTGCTGGCCACGACGGCGCTGGCTGAAGGCGGTGAGCTAGTCATCAGCCGCGGTGAGCTCATCGAGATCGGCGCCGGGTTCCGCCTGCCCGAGCTCATCGAGACCGCCGACGTCCGCCTCCGGGAGGTCGGGGCGACCAACCGGACGCATGTCGCCGACTACGAACGTGCCGCCGGGGAGCAGACGCGGGCGATCCTCAAGGTCCACCCCTCCAACTTCCGGATCGAGGGCTTCACCGCCGAGGCCACCGTGCCGCAGCTGCGCGAGGTGGCCGACGCCCGCGGCCTCCGCCTCATCGTCGATCTCGGTTCCGGCCTGCTCGTCCACGACCTGGCGCTGCCCGAGGAACCGGACGTCTCCGCCCAGCTGCTCGCCGGCGCGGACGTGGTCATCGCCTCCGGCGACAAACTCCTCGGCGGGCCGCAGGCCGGCATCCTGCTCGGCCGCCGGGAGGTCATCGCCCGGCTGAAGATGCATCCGCTGGCGCGGGCGGTGCGTATCGACAAACTCCGCCTCGCCGCCCTCGAGGCGACGCTGACCGGCGGGGACACCCCCGTCCGCCGGGCACTGCACGCCGAGCCCGCGGCGTTGAAGGCGCGTGCCGAGGCGCTGGCCGCCCGCGTCGGGGGGACCGTCGTGCCGCATGACGGCCGCGTCGGCGGGGAGGGGCCCCCGGTGTCCCGCTCCCGGGGTGGGCCGTGTCCCTGCCGGAGTCACTGGCCGGGCGGCTGCGGACCGGTGACCCCGTCGTCCTGCCGCGCGTCCACCAGGGCGCGTGCCTGGTGGACCTGCGCTGCGTGCCCACCGACCTGGACGACACCGTCGCCGAGGCGATCCTGAGAGCCCAGGGGGAGTAGCCCATGTACGTCGTCGCCACCGCAGGGCACGTCGACCACGGAAAATCCACCCTGGTCACGGCGCTGACCGGCATGGAACCGGACCGCTGGGAGGAGGAGAAGCGCCGCGGTCTGACCATCGACCTCGGGTTCGTGTGGACCACCCTGCCCTCCGGCCGGGATGTCGCCTTTGTCGACGTCCCCGGACACGAACGCTTCATGGGCAACATGCTCGCCGGCGTCGGCCCGTCGCCGGTGGTGTGCTTCATCGTCGCCGCCGACGAGGGCTGGCAGGCCCAGTCCACCGACCACCGTGACGCCGTGCAGGCCCTCGGCATCGACCGGGGCGTCATCGTCCTCACCCGTGCCGACCGTGCCGACGAATCCCACCGCGCCGAGGTGGCCGCCCGGGTGCGTCACGAGTTCGCTGGAACCCCGCTTGCTAACGCCCCCGTGGTCACCGTCTCCGCCCGTACCGGCGAAGGGCTCGACGAGCTCCGTCGGGTCCTCGACGAGGTGCTCGCCGACGCCGGCACCCCGGACGACTCTGCCCGGGTGCGCCTGTGGATCGACCGGTCCTTCACCGTCCGAGGCTCCGGCACCGTGGTCACCGGCACTCTCGCCGCCGGGTCCCTGGCCGTGGACGACCGGCTGCTTCTCCACGGTGCCTCTGGCCCCCGGGAGGTCACGGTCCGCGGGCTGCACAGTCAGAACGCCCCGCACCGGGCCATCGGGCCCGTCAACCGGGTCGCCGTCAACCTCCGCGGCGAATCCACCGACGAGATCCATCGCGGGGACGCCCTGCTCACCCCCGGTGCCTGGCCGGACGTCGACGTCATCGACGTCCGCCGAGTCACCGGTGAGCAGTTCACCCAGGCCCCCTCCGAGGTCGTCGTCCACGTCGGCACGGCCGCCCTCGAGGCCGCCTTCCGGCCCTTCGGCCAGGACCACGCACGCCTCACCCTCCGGCGGTCGTTGCCGCTGGTCATCGGCGATCGGCTGGTCCTGCGCCGGCCCGGCGACCGGGCCGTCTACGCCGGGGTGCAGATCCTCGACGTCGATCCACCCGAGCTGACCCGCCGCGGCGACGGACACCGGCGTGCAGCGTCTCTCGCCGCGACGCCGGACGGTGGTGACGTGCTCGCCGAGGTGGCCCGCCGCGGGGCGGTCCGCCACGGTGACCTGCTCACCATGGGATTCGACGTCTCCGACACGCCCCCGACGGGAGTGGTGGCGCTACGCGACTGGTGGATCCACGTCCCCCGGCTCGGCCGCTGGCGCGACACCCTCCTGGCCGCCGTGCAGCGCCAGGCCGAGGCCGACCCGCTCGCTGCCGGCCTGAGCCGCGGTGCCGCCCTCGGTATCCTCGACCTTCCCGACGGTTCCCTCCTCGGACTGGTCGTCGCCGCCGCGAAACTCGAGCAGTCCGACGGCCTGCTCCGCCTGCCCGGCACGACGGTCGACCTGGGTGCGGCCGAACCGGCGGTCGCCCGCCTGGAGACCCGGCTGCGCGCCCGCCCCTTTGACGCCCCGGAGGCCGACGAGCTCCGCGACCTCGGCCTGGGGCCGAAAGAGCTCGCCGCCGCCGAACGGGCCGGGCGTCTCCTGCGCCTCGAAGCCGGCGTCATCCTCCTGCCCGACGCGCCCGCCGTCGCCCTGGCCCGCCTGCGCGGACTCGACCAGCCCTTCACCACCTCCCAGGCCCGGAAGGCCCTGGACACCACCCGCCGCGTCGCCATCCCCCTGCTCGAGCACCTCGACTCCCAGGGGAAGACCCGGCGCCTCGACGGCGGACACCGGAAGGTCCGCTGATGGGTTTCACCCGTGACGAGCTGGAGGCCTGCCGCGGCCGTAGCCTGCCCGACCTGCTGCCGGACCCGCTGAACCTGCTGTTCGTGGGCATCAATCCGTCCCTGTGGACCATCGCCGCTGGCGCGCACTTCTCCCGCCCCGGCAACCGCTTCTACCCGGCGTTGTACGAGGCCGGCATCACGGACACGCGTATTAACGCCGCCGCCGGCTTCACCGACGCTGACCTCCGCCAGCTCACCGACCGGGGCATCGGCATCACCAACCTGGTTCCCGTCGCCACCGCCCGGGCCGACGAGCTTGACGACGCCGACCTCATCGCGGGCCGTGCCCGCCTCGACGCCCTCGTGCGCGAGCATCACCCCCGGGTCGTCGCTGTCCTCGGTGTCGGCGCCTACCGGACCGCCTTCCACGACCGGAAAGCCAAGGTCGGACGGCAGGAATCCCCCTGGCCGGGCATCGAGCTGTTCGTCGCCCCGAACCCCAGCGGGCTCAACGCGCACTACCGGCTCGCCGACCTCGCCGAGTCATACGGGGAGATCGCCCGCGCGGCGGGGATCTGACTGCGACGTGGCAATCGAGTTCAGTCAATCACAGGAACTGGGGGCGGACCGGGAAGGGGAGTCGAGCCGGCGGGCGCGGGTTCGGCGAGCTCCTCTGCGGGCATCGTCACGGCCCAGGCGCCGGGGGTGACCTCGGGCTCGGGTTCCGGGAGCGGTGGCAGTTCCGGCAGGGTCACCGGGTCACCCGGACCGAGATCGAGGAACGCTGTTTCGCCGAGGGAGAACAGGCGCACGGCGGGCCGGTCCACGCCGGCGGTGCGGCCCAGGACGCGCCCGGCGTCGGCGGGGGAGAGGGTGGCGATGACGCGGTCGTCGAGAAGCACGTCTGCGCCGGAGACGGTGACCAGGTACTGGCCGTCGGGTTCGGCGGCGTCGACAAGCACGGGTTCGCCCTGGGGGAGGACGCGGTGGCCGGGTAGCTGGTTGCGCGGCAGGATGAGCGCCGGGTCGGGAAGTTCGATGGTGACCACGAGGCGGCCGGCCTCCCGGTCGACGCAGACCCGGGCACAGGTGCCGGCCTGCTGATGGGAGGCGGTGACGTGATCGATGCCCGGGTAGGCCTGCCGGGCCTCGGCGGGCAGGGAGCCGATCGTGCCGTACCCCCACCGGATACGCCAACCACCGTCGGCCAGATCGGGGACGAGGGCGACGTCGATGAGCGTGCCGTCCGGCTCGATGAGTTCGGCGGTCCGCAGCTGGGAGAAGAGGATGGCCTGGTTGACGCGCTCGACCGGCAGGACATGGACGTCCAGACCCGCCGGAGGGCGGGCGAGGGGATAGGTGGGAACGGCCATGACTGACAGCCTAGTCAGGCCACCCGGTCAGTCGCTGTCCCCAGTCCCCGCCAGCTCCACGCTGGCCTCCCACAGCTCCGCCCGCAGGTCCGGGTCATAGGCCTCGGGCAGGGCGTGGGCTTCGGTGGTGCCGGTGAAGTACTTCCCGGTGCCCACATCGTGGGTGATCAGGTGCATCGTCGCCGCGACTCCGGTGGCCAGGTCATCGACGGTGTACCCCCACCCCTCCTTCACCATCGCGGTGGGCATGAGGGTCGCGGGGTGGAGGCTGTTGACGGTGACCTGGTCCGCCGGAACCCGCTGGGCGAGATGGAACCCCGTGGCGATCATCGCCAGCTTCGACTGGGCGTACGCGCGGGATCCGGTGTAGCCCTGCTTGAGGTGCAGGTCACGGAGGTCGAGCGGGTGCTGGGCCGCTGAGGCGACGTTGACGATCTTCCCCGGTGCCGCCGCCTTGAGCAGCGGCAGCAGGAGCAGGGAGAGAGTGAACGGCGCGAGGTGGTTGACCGCCAGCCGCAGTTCGCTGCCGT
Above is a window of Corynebacterium suedekumii DNA encoding:
- the selB gene encoding selenocysteine-specific translation elongation factor — protein: MYVVATAGHVDHGKSTLVTALTGMEPDRWEEEKRRGLTIDLGFVWTTLPSGRDVAFVDVPGHERFMGNMLAGVGPSPVVCFIVAADEGWQAQSTDHRDAVQALGIDRGVIVLTRADRADESHRAEVAARVRHEFAGTPLANAPVVTVSARTGEGLDELRRVLDEVLADAGTPDDSARVRLWIDRSFTVRGSGTVVTGTLAAGSLAVDDRLLLHGASGPREVTVRGLHSQNAPHRAIGPVNRVAVNLRGESTDEIHRGDALLTPGAWPDVDVIDVRRVTGEQFTQAPSEVVVHVGTAALEAAFRPFGQDHARLTLRRSLPLVIGDRLVLRRPGDRAVYAGVQILDVDPPELTRRGDGHRRAASLAATPDGGDVLAEVARRGAVRHGDLLTMGFDVSDTPPTGVVALRDWWIHVPRLGRWRDTLLAAVQRQAEADPLAAGLSRGAALGILDLPDGSLLGLVVAAAKLEQSDGLLRLPGTTVDLGAAEPAVARLETRLRARPFDAPEADELRDLGLGPKELAAAERAGRLLRLEAGVILLPDAPAVALARLRGLDQPFTTSQARKALDTTRRVAIPLLEHLDSQGKTRRLDGGHRKVR
- a CDS encoding mismatch-specific DNA-glycosylase, with the protein product MGFTRDELEACRGRSLPDLLPDPLNLLFVGINPSLWTIAAGAHFSRPGNRFYPALYEAGITDTRINAAAGFTDADLRQLTDRGIGITNLVPVATARADELDDADLIAGRARLDALVREHHPRVVAVLGVGAYRTAFHDRKAKVGRQESPWPGIELFVAPNPSGLNAHYRLADLAESYGEIARAAGI
- a CDS encoding SDR family NAD(P)-dependent oxidoreductase; translation: MMERTILLTGATGGLGRGLAQALSQEPGRLILHGRDPEKLGELHAELAGAEAEIDLVVADLSDRAQVLELAEEIHALTDRLDVLVNNAGIGQGRGNVREVSADGSELRLAVNHLAPFTLSLLLLPLLKAAAPGKIVNVASAAQHPLDLRDLHLKQGYTGSRAYAQSKLAMIATGFHLAQRVPADQVTVNSLHPATLMPTAMVKEGWGYTVDDLATGVAATMHLITHDVGTGKYFTGTTEAHALPEAYDPDLRAELWEASVELAGTGDSD